Below is a genomic region from Venturia canescens isolate UGA chromosome 1, ASM1945775v1, whole genome shotgun sequence.
GAGCTATGTGCCACGTAGAAACCGTATGtcgatgaaattattttcaaattttatctcACACATTcgaggatttttttatcaaaaaaatgtgatgaggaaaaaaaatttagtcgTAGATAATTGTTCCTAGTGTCCCAAATTTGTGATCTTTTGCATTTCAAGCGTTATTAAATTTGTGAGAAATATATACTTTCCccttattaattattaatattcaaaaattttctttattaacAAGAAAATTTGGGTCAAAATGGCAGTGGTTACAATTGCTGTGCCAGGAAAGCGAAACGCCAATAATAGATTACAATGGACGAGGAGGAAACGTTAATTATTCGATTCCTGATATGGCCTGGCAAGCGACTCGGATCTTGGCTCCAGCACTCAAAGTTCAATTGGTCATCAGTGAGGAATATTTGCGTACTACTCAGTCATTCGTTACGTACaattaatggaaatcgatacaattattgaaataattgatAGATTATATGAAAGATGTTGGAATTCAATTAGATGGATTCTCAAATACGATACTTCGAATagttactgaaaatattgaaattcgacAGTCGCCAATCACGTTACAGCTAATAACGTCAATCTAACTTTTCAGTCGATATCCCCGAATACGATCGTCACAAGCTTTTCTTCACAAAACATACGCCTGTTCACACGTTCATTTTATCATCAGGAATCGATTTACATTTCCGACAACCCTGGTACATCGACTGCACTTTCAGAAATATCTGGTTTTCATTTCCGGATACCTTGGGTACTCTTGAGCTTTGaacgaatattattttcattttatgggCATCCCTGCCCATAAACTGCAATCAACTTCAGTTCTGATTTTGACAGGCGATTGAAGAattatcaaaaatcaaaatcgcTGATGAATGCTCAATGAATAATCAgacgattttctattttcggaTAAAATCAATAcataaactttttcaaattggTTCATCCGAATGTTTACTTTTATTTCATGATGTTTGCAGTCTTTTTGTACCTTCAATTGTGGCATCATCGAGAAAAACTGGATCATCTACTTTGCAAACTCTTTGTCAATCTACCCGAGTTACAAATGTTCGAATTCGTCggtgaaataagaaaattaagAACCCTATGCACGATGTGTTGTCAAATACAAGCTCGCCAATGcagtaattattatttttttaatgttgatgAACACTTTTGGTGATGAACAACTTTGGTGATGATGTGTATTTTTATGATCAAATCTGTTATATCCTACTCAATGCAAATTGATACGTTCATTTGACATTCTAGAAGTCAATCATGTTGACCTTCAATTGCAAACGATTATGAACAACCCTAATGACCTTACCGTGTGGACGAGAAGTATCGAATGTTTACTATGCTGTTTCAAACAGGATTTCAAAGCAATGGGAGTTCGCTTCCAGATTTTGTATTATCCTTGTTGAGAGCTACCTTATCTCGAgtactaaataaaaaaatatgaatattcgaCTTGAATTCGCCGATTAATGACTCTCTAGCGATCAAAAAGATAGCCTAACGTTGACTAACTACTCTTAAATAGGTTGATAATAGCTTGAAATATGGTTGATGAAAGGAGAACCGATTTGGAAATCTTCGTTGTGAAAAATGCGAACGAAATTTTCGATCATTATTACACCGCAAAGagacaaatttcgaaatatattttattgttaAATGACACGTGTTCAACTTATCGAGCGGAGTATAAATTTTCAActacaaatttttcataatagaAAAGGTTTTTCACAATGCATAATACTGAAAATCTTTAAGCccatttgaaagaaaaaaaaaaataattttcaagcgttcgcaaaaattttgtaagattGATATTTCTATCCGATTTGAAGAATGCAGTTTCGAAAAGAGAATATTCAAATTCTCACACAGGGCTGAAAGGTACTCAGTCAGTCATATCGAGTTCAACTCAAAAAGCGATCAAAAGATTTTCTACATTTGCCTCTGTAGATATACGAATGGCTTTTTCGATTTCGTAACGTAACTATAACGTGGCCATTGAATCAACAGttggaaacatttattcagACAACCATTCAGTAACGGTCACGAGTAAGTCACtgcaaaaaaaacaatttcgatATAAGTAAAGTATATGCTTTAGCTGATACTCTTTTcataaattcacaaattcagATGTTGTAAGCGGGAGCCAActgaagaatgaaaaactgACATACGTGTCCAGAATGAAGCAAAATCACTGAATCAGTGGGggactaaaataaaaaaaacaataagaaCAAAAGAACGTACTTTCGTAATATGCACGAGAATCTGATCGGATGGAATTTGTgagcaaatttttcgtttataaaaaacaaatcataactcaacatttttaaaaatacaatAGATACTCATGAAACGGTATTGATCAGGTTCATCGAACATATATcccaatttcaaaaaaatcaaaaataaggaaataaggaaaattgacaaaattttcaactccAGTTAGTTCAAGTATTTcaactaaaaatttttaacttaTTTGAAGAATTTACAAGTTTGCATATCGTATTTGGATAAACCATGGTTGAGCATGTCAATTGACCAACCTCGATCTAAACCTACATTTATTAAAagcattcgtgaaaaattttattgtcacATAAAGATAAATGGTTATATGTTAAAATAACACTGCGACAAAATAACCAGACAATATAACACGCAACAAAATACCATACAACAAAATAACCTCGTTGGGTGGATTCGGAGCAGCATCGTTGTGTGCGTgggatcgttgggtgggttcaGAGCACAACAAGTATTGTTGATATGTATACATTTATACATAGAAGTATATGTGAGAATGAAATAGGTGATTTGAAAGCTATGCTTTGTTTTGAAATTCAGATGGTAAACACATTAGGAAAGTGTTAAGAGACATCATAAAAGCAAACAATTTGCTATACAGCCCATATCGCACGTAATCTtttaaaatgtatttttttttgtattatttgcattattttgtcgtgtgttattttgacgaatgttaTTTTATCTTCATGTTATTTTGACAAATGTTATTTTACACGAAGAAaagcacgaagaaaaaaacccGAAGAAGAGGCTCGATTAATGTTTCCCttttatcaaaataaatatgcCTATAATTCATACGTTATCATTGTATCAGGCCTCAGCCGATTCTTGTTGTTCGAATTTCGGATACTTCGCCTCCACTTCAGCCCAAGCAACTTTCCCAAACGACAAATCTCTGACAACACTCGGAAGTTCGTCGAGCTGAAATATCATCACCGAAAGAGTTTATAAAATTAGTATCTGTATCAAAGAAactgtttttattgaaatttcatctgTCGTACGTACATTTATTCGTACTTGTTCCATGCTGTCTCTCTCCCTGAGAGTAGCACTATGCGGCTTCTTTTTCAACGTGTCAAAATCAATCGTTATTCCAAATGGAATAGCAATTTCGTCTGTTCGAGCGTATCTACGACCGATACTTCCTGATGAATCATCGACTTTGTGCGAAACGTCGACCCTCGTTAGATCTTGAGCtgataaaattaaaatgcttttttcataactgaatgttttttttctgcttatgAAAATGACACGAATATCAGTATAAATCAAGTGCTGCtccgttgaaaaaataaaaaaaaagaaaaaaaacaattccaaaTCGATATACATCCATGCAAGTCTTCAGAATTGTACAAATCGCAACATTGGATCGCCCACAACATTGCTGTTACAGTGAATCGTTAGTAAGGtcgtcaaaaaaattgatttgtttTATGAATTGGCTGAAAAAATACTTACacaattttttaacgaaaggAACAAATTCGATGTTGCCGCTCAACGGCAAAACGGAACATTTTAGAGGCGCGACGACAGGTGGTAAACTCAAAAAAGTTCTCATTTCATCACCGTCGCGTTTCTTGAAGTTGTGTTCGAAAATGGCGTACATGATGCGTCCTATACCGAAAGAGGGTTCGATAACAGAAGGGATGATTTCTTCAACGTGCATAGTTTTCTGATAGCGCTTAACTGCGACCATGTCCTTCGTAATTTTCACGGTATTTCCGTCGGCCAGTGTGAGCTGATATACATCAGCGGCTTCCAACGATTTCTCTAGAGTATCAACAGCATTTTCGTCAAGAGCGCTTAAAGCTTCGAGAACGAATTTGGCTTCTTTTCTgaaggattttccaataaCACTGCGATTAGGAGCAGCCTCGACGACATCGACGACTTTTGGTTCGATCAAGCGCTTCTCAGCGGCCAATCGAACGCCCGTCGCTTTAGTATGTTGAGTCAAATCGTAAGCCGATCTATCCGCACAACCTACACACTCGATCCAACCGTAAGACGTTAAACATTCGGCGTCCCAACAGTCGCAAGCATAATGTGCCATTTCGTTGCTCATGTGTTGTCGGAAACGTAATTTAGTCGGATCGACTCCGACTTTGAGTAAAAATTGTTGTATCCTTGCCATGAAATAGCCCAAGGTTTCATTAGCAACGAGACCGGTTGCTACCGCATCACCAATCTTCAAACATTCAGCACTTTTACCATCCATCTGATTACAGGCCGAATACATCAATAACTTTGTCTCATTAACGTCAGCGAATTTTGGATGCGACTTGTCCTTAGGGTCACAAAAATGCTCTATTTCTGCCATTGTGAACTCACGGACTCTGATCAGCCCTGAACGAggtgaaatttcatttctgaaCGCATTTCCAATCTGAGCCGCTGCAAAAGGCAACTTTTCTTGATTGAACTCTAACAAACGcttgaaatttacaaataTTCCTTGTGCCGTTTCTGGCCTGAGAAAACCTTTTATAAGGCCGGTGGGACCGATTTGAGTTCCAAACATCAAATTAAATTCAATTGGCTCTGTCAAATCGTTACCGGACAATGGCGATTTCATgccaaactttttcaatactgCAGCCATTTCGTTCTTCGTCATACCGTCcaatttcacgataatatCGCGACACTCTTCCCGCTTTGCATCATCTGTTTTTTGATCCGCTGCTAGCTTCTCCAAATGCGCTTTTATGAGATGATCAAGCCTAAAACACTCGCCGGTCTTTGTATCCTTCACCATCAAATCAGCAAATCTATCTACATGACCCGAAGCTTTGAGCACCGGTTCAGGCGTCAATATAGAACAATCCACCTCGAGCATCTGTTCTtccagaatgaaaaattttctccaaGCTTCCAATATGTTCGCCTTCAATGCACATCCCATCGGACCAAAATCATACTGTCCTGTTATTCCACCATATATCGCAAACGATTGATCGTAGAAGAAACGACGTTTTAAAAGATCCTCCATTCTGGACCTATCAAAAGTCGCAGAATCTGGAATAAATGATAATTCCTTGTCCTCCAGTATCTTCTTTCGTAATTTCAACTCAGCCACCGCTTTCTTAATGTCCAGTTCTGGGGCTCCGTCAATTTTGAGCTTGCGCACAAAATCTCCCTAAGTAGAGAAAAGACAAAATTTGCGTTAGATGCTTcgcgtttgttacatttttttttcatttgtttgtgCACCTTACAATCGACAGAATGACATTGAAATTCATTGATGTAATGATTGAATAGTACAATTTCAAGCATGTATTATTGAACACGTTCATAGTGAAAACATCTGTAACAATATAAAATAACAATactctctaaaaaaaaatgaaacgatcCAATAATTGATCGTGCGAAGCTGTCATGCGAGATAAACGAGATTTTATTAATAGTTTTCCACAgttaagttgaaaaattccttCGAATTCTTCGATAAAATCTCATGCGTGTGACGAAATTATGAAATAGATATAAGAAGTGatcatcaaaaaaaaacagctgtCAGGCGGAAAAACATGCTTTTCGTCGAACCATAAAAGTGAGGTTAAAAATGTCGAACAATAATATTGTGACCATATGGTTATAACAAATAACCTGCTCTTTGACGCTTGCTCGCAAAGGAGCAAGAATTTCTTCGGTTTTAGGATCCATCGTGTCCAATGCAAGGTGTAATTTAACTTTTCTATGCTTTTTTGCAGTGCCCCACTTCTCGATGCCGGATAACCTACAACTTGTTTCAAAATTTCGCGAGCTTATGAAAGGAATCTGACTTTTTATAGAGAAGTGAGTGGAAGATTGTTTTGTTAGTGTGCGAACGAAACAGAGAATGGTGTACGGTAAAaaactcattcgaaagagTTACCCTCGTCAGTATTAACGCGTCACGACAAGAGATTGTGTAAACCCGACGTGTATATCCTCTTGGCGAACTGAGAGGGGGAGTACATACTATAAAACTTGGAATtggaagcatttttttttccaaatcacCGTTCAACTTTTGAATAGGAATATTTAAACGCGGTTGTACAAAATGATATTTACACCGTAATTATTTCTAATTACGCGTTCAGATCGAAACAATAGATCTTacgatttgtttttattcgtttatacCCATAATATAAGTAATTTTCTTTATAATACAATTACTGtcaaaaacgatttttgaaTATCTTTATTATTCGGAGAGACTGTATACATTTCGAACGGAAATTTGCATTATATGATTTGATCATAGCTCAAACCCACCAAACATTTCAATTTGCGAGATAACTTACAattgtgaataaaatattatttgtgCAGAGAATTTTCGAGTTGGAGAACAATCGTAGGaatttgattgaaattatGATATAGTACACATCGGCGGTAAAAGATGTGATCGTATAATTTCTTGGTTCCCGCGATGCTAGTTCGAAAAAATCATGTAATAAGTCTTCAAAATTGACTTTCACAATgtgaaatgatttattttttctttttcaatgaaaagtgtatttgaaaaaaattggttttccaGCGGaactaaacgaaaaaaaatatagtacgaataataaaaaagaataaaaataagatgGCGACGAAATTGAACTGAAGTCACTCTCAAAGTTTCTTGTTTCGTACAagaaaattaattagaatGGTGATCCTGATAATAAAATAtagatgagaaataaaaataaattcggaaatacgatttttttttcaaataagcaTTATCTAAAATGGGTAAAAATGATGTACACCAgagcaaatttttcaaaatcttgtAGTTGGGAAGTCCCGTTTAATTACAGCCCTATGGTCTTGACATCCATTGACAATTTCTTAAACTAAGCATTTACATGCacaatttaattaattaattttttgttttaattaatatttattttttttcttttcgtccgtatttttttcttttcttttatttattcgcgTTGCAAAACGACTCGGTCCTTTTGCGACTGCGCAGGGTCAGACATAAGGTGAGAGGCAGTAAACAAGACTTATAGAAACAAGAATATATATGAGCTTTGATTTCTCTGTATAACAATaatatgatttaaaaaaacgatatcGTCGATGTGAacaattaattttacattaaaACGATACTACACGACATAAGAAGCCGTTTGCTATCGTTAATGTATCGTAATAAATTAAGTATGAAATGTAAATAATGGGTATTTACAAATATGTAAATGGCAAAAAAAGGCTTTAACAAAGACAAAGTATTTCCATGTATCTCgagcgatatatatatatttatatatagatGTACTTATACGCCTCGTCGAGGGCTATGCTTTTCTTTGGCTGGATCGTCGTCGATAAGAAAATCAAAGAAACCGATGTCTCGTTAAACACTATATATCATCGTCCTCTAATACCTGTACACTTAGAATCTATAAGAATCGTTCTCTCGTTTTACAACAATATATGAATCGAAGTAATCGAGACATCATTCGtgtcattttttcttgtttctcaCGAGACGATCTCACCAAAAAGCCGTAGTACGATCGCGCGCATtattatctagagtcgcggcagcgactctgagacaagtacatttatgttatgacgagtcgctgccagagagtctttacccGAGTGGAGCATATTACTCAGCGCGAATGTTGAATTAAACTCGTTTCTTTGTAAATgctttctcttatttttttcctcacggATGCTGTATTATAATTCGTCTATAATAATCTCGGGGAGAGCCAAGATGGAATTGCGCAGGCTCAGCattagaatttcgaaaaaattatcaaacatCTCGGAACCATGCCCCTCATCATTTTCCACTACCagaatttgaatttcataTACAATATTCTTTTCATCACTTgctaaatcattttttttatgatataATTggtttttgaaagaaaaatactgttatgagaataaacgtaaaaaaaaaaaaaaaatgacaaaattgaTCAGTTGCGTGAAAGACAAAAAACTGATTCGAGtaatgatttttgttttaacatatgaaagcaaaaaaatatgtgTTTACATGGGATTTCTTTACTGTTTTCAACTTTCTAACAGGAATTCACGAGACTATGACGAAGTATCACAGTACTGATCATGAAGAACCACACCGCGAATTGGTTATCGAAGCACTCCCCCTCCCCCCATTTCGTTATCTACGTGTCTCgttgataattaatatattAAATTGACGAGACATTCCTAGTTAACAACAATCCTACGCTCCTAATGTAAGATTAACTATTTATCAATATTCTATTCATTCGTTATTCCAActtattcttttctttcatgtcatttttactttttcatttgaGAAATCGCAACGTTTAATAGATATAGATAATACGTAGTCATATACAACTTGCTAAGGATGCTGTAAACTGGCTGCTAAATGTTTCGAGTGAATACTGTACGAATAATGCGTGTAAAAAGTCGTTAATGCCACTCGATCGACTATAGACTTTTTTCATATTGTATACCGATTCGATAATTCATTGCGACGACACGGCGAGAAGCTCAATAAACCAGGATATTAAATAACGCGGTAAATCGACCAATTATCATGAAAAATCCAGCTCGCGTACAATTTTTCGccaattgtttttcatatCTGCGATTGCCATTTattacaacgttttgtttgaaaaaatttgcaaatattCCGAGATCAAATCTTGGAGATTCTCAACTACGTTGTGCTGTACAAAATCATAATTATCTTACTACCGACGTATTTCACAGTGAGAGGGATTGTCACGAGCAGCCTTGATGCGGCAATACCAAGTCGATCttctttcgataaaaaaaaaaaaaatgttattcatCAGCCACACATTCTCTTTGCCCTTTAGGAAGGATATGTTCCGGGCCCTATTTTAAATCAAATGATCTTGCTCTAATGTTctttata
It encodes:
- the GlyRS gene encoding glycine--tRNA ligase isoform X2; its protein translation is MDPKTEEILAPLRASVKEQGDFVRKLKIDGAPELDIKKAVAELKLRKKILEDKELSFIPDSATFDRSRMEDLLKRRFFYDQSFAIYGGITGQYDFGPMGCALKANILEAWRKFFILEEQMLEVDCSILTPEPVLKASGHVDRFADLMVKDTKTGECFRLDHLIKAHLEKLAADQKTDDAKREECRDIIVKLDGMTKNEMAAVLKKFGMKSPLSGNDLTEPIEFNLMFGTQIGPTGLIKGFLRPETAQGIFVNFKRLLEFNQEKLPFAAAQIGNAFRNEISPRSGLIRVREFTMAEIEHFCDPKDKSHPKFADVNETKLLMYSACNQMDGKSAECLKIGDAVATGLVANETLGYFMARIQQFLLKVGVDPTKLRFRQHMSNEMAHYACDCWDAECLTSYGWIECVGCADRSAYDLTQHTKATGVRLAAEKRLIEPKVVDVVEAAPNRSVIGKSFRKEAKFVLEALSALDENAVDTLEKSLEAADVYQLTLADGNTVKITKDMVAVKRYQKTMHVEEIIPSVIEPSFGIGRIMYAIFEHNFKKRDGDEMRTFLSLPPVVAPLKCSVLPLSGNIEFVPFVKKLSQDLTRVDVSHKVDDSSGSIGRRYARTDEIAIPFGITIDFDTLKKKPHSATLRERDSMEQVRINLDELPSVVRDLSFGKVAWAEVEAKYPKFEQQESAEA
- the GlyRS gene encoding glycine--tRNA ligase isoform X1, whose protein sequence is MSFLPYTILCFVRTLTKQSSTHFSIKSQIPFISSRNFETSCRLSGIEKWGTAKKHRKVKLHLALDTMDPKTEEILAPLRASVKEQGDFVRKLKIDGAPELDIKKAVAELKLRKKILEDKELSFIPDSATFDRSRMEDLLKRRFFYDQSFAIYGGITGQYDFGPMGCALKANILEAWRKFFILEEQMLEVDCSILTPEPVLKASGHVDRFADLMVKDTKTGECFRLDHLIKAHLEKLAADQKTDDAKREECRDIIVKLDGMTKNEMAAVLKKFGMKSPLSGNDLTEPIEFNLMFGTQIGPTGLIKGFLRPETAQGIFVNFKRLLEFNQEKLPFAAAQIGNAFRNEISPRSGLIRVREFTMAEIEHFCDPKDKSHPKFADVNETKLLMYSACNQMDGKSAECLKIGDAVATGLVANETLGYFMARIQQFLLKVGVDPTKLRFRQHMSNEMAHYACDCWDAECLTSYGWIECVGCADRSAYDLTQHTKATGVRLAAEKRLIEPKVVDVVEAAPNRSVIGKSFRKEAKFVLEALSALDENAVDTLEKSLEAADVYQLTLADGNTVKITKDMVAVKRYQKTMHVEEIIPSVIEPSFGIGRIMYAIFEHNFKKRDGDEMRTFLSLPPVVAPLKCSVLPLSGNIEFVPFVKKLSQDLTRVDVSHKVDDSSGSIGRRYARTDEIAIPFGITIDFDTLKKKPHSATLRERDSMEQVRINLDELPSVVRDLSFGKVAWAEVEAKYPKFEQQESAEA